A genomic region of Ochotona princeps isolate mOchPri1 chromosome 17, mOchPri1.hap1, whole genome shotgun sequence contains the following coding sequences:
- the TNK1 gene encoding non-receptor tyrosine-protein kinase TNK1, with protein sequence MLPDAGSPWLLHLLRDVQLAQFYRPILEELNVTRPEHFDFVRPEDLDGIGMGRPAQRRLAEALKRHRSGLKSKNWVYKILGGLTPEHKETTVAAQSVAGLPEPEAGLKCLIPQSAVCRGELLGSGCFGVVHRGVWTLPGGHSVSVAIKSLRVGPEGPVGTELGDFLREVSVMMNLEHPHVLRLHGLVLGQPLQMVMELAPLGSLHARLTAPAPTPLLPVALLCLFLRQLAAAMAYLGACGLVHRDLATRNLLLASPRTIKVADFGLVRPLRGPRGRYVMGGPRPIPYAWCAPESLREGAFSSASDVWMFGVTLWEMFSAGEEPWAGVPPYLILQRLEKDRARLPRPPLCSRALYALALRCWALHPADRPSFSHLEELLQEAWPSEGHCIRDVAEPGALRMEPGDPITIIEGSPDSATWKGQNSRTCKVGSFPASAVTLADVGGQAAPHPVYRGSPARAERRRGVPEGDREKTKPRDLPPARGGQRRNAPLLRTKGISKSLESVLSLGPCPTGGGSSPPELRHVRAVPLGLPALPPRPLITSSSSQPSQPPRERPKRDPPPNHRLAGPGTGKAASPSGSFLSDHEFQRKIAEVELGVHGVTYRECQAALRATGGDVASAIQNLKVDQLFNLSSRSRADCRRILEHYHWDLSAASRYVLARS encoded by the exons ATGCTGCCAGATGCCGGTTCCCcatggctcctgcacctgctccgTGACGTCCAGCTGGCCCAGTTTTACCGGCCCATCCTAGAGGAACTTAATGTCACTCGGCCAGAACATTTCGACTTTGTGAGGCCGGAGGATTTGGATGGCATTGGCATGGGCCGGCCTG CCCAGCGCAGGTTGGCTGAAGCTCTCAAGAGGCACCGCTCAGGACTGAAGTCTAAGAACTGGGTCTACAAG ATCCTCGGGGGTCTTACCCCCGAACACAAGGAGACCACTGTAGCAGCACAGAGCGTGGCTGGCCTGCCTGAGCCGGAGGCGGGACTGAAGTGTCTCATCCCTCAGTCGGCTGTGTGcagaggggagctgctgggctcgGGCTGCTTCGGTGTGGTGCACCGGGGGGTATGGACGCTGCCCGGCGGCCACAGT GTCTCCGTAGCTATCAAATCCCTCCGAGTGGGTCCCGAAGGCCCCGTGGGCACGGAGCTGGGGGACTTCCTACGCGAGGTGTCGGTCATGATGAACTTGGAGCATCCACACGTGCTGCGTCTGCACGGTCTGGTCCTGGGCCAGCCCCTGCAGATG GTGATGGAGCTGGCGCCGCTGGGCTCCCTGCACGCGCGCCTGACGGCTCCGGCCCCGACACCCCTGCTGCCCGTTGCGCTGCTCTGCCTCTTCCTGCGGCAGCTGGCAGCGGCCATGGCGTACCTGGGGGCCTGCGGGCTAGTGCACCGAGACCTGGCCACGCGCAACCTGCTTCTGGCTTCGCCGCGCACCATTAAGGTGGCCGACTTCGGGCTGGTGCGGCCGCTGCGCGGTCCCAGAGGCCGCTACGTCATGGGCGGGCCACGCCCCATCCCCTACGCCTG GTGTGCCCCAGAGAGCCTGCGTGAGGGAGCTTTCTCCTCTGCCTCCGACGTGTGGATGTTTGGGGTGACGCTGTGGGAGATGTTCTCCGCCGGCGAGGAGCCCTGGGCCGGAGTCCCCCCGTACCTCATCCTGCAGCGGCTGGAGAAGGACCGAGCTCGGCTGCCCCGGCCTCCCCTCTGCTCCAGGGCGCTCTATGCGCTGGCCCTGCGTTGCTGGGCGCTACACCCGGCTGACCGGCCCAGCTTTTCCCACCTGGAAGAGCTGCTGCAAGAG GCCTGGCCTTCTGAGGGACACTGTATACGGGATGTCGCAGAGCCAGGTGCCCTGCGGATGGAGCCTGGTGACCCTATCACCATCATCGAGGGCAG CCCCGATTCCGCCACGTGGAAGGGCCAGAACAGTCGCACCTGCAAGGTGGGCAGCTTCCCTGCCTCAGCAGTGACGCTGGCAGATGTGGGGGGCCAGGCAGCTCCCCACCCAGTCTACAGAGGCTCCCCTGCCAGGGCTGAGCGACGCCGGGGAGTTCCGGAAGG ggacagagagaagacGAAGCCTCGGGATTTGCCTCCAGCCCGCGGGGGCCAGAGAAGGAACGCACCCCTGCTCAGGACGAAAG GCATTTCCAAGAGTCTGGAGTCAGTTCTGTCCCTGGGCCCGTGCCCCACAGGGGGTGGCTCAAGCCCCCCAGAACTTCGACACGTCAGGGCTGTGCCCCTGGGACTTCCAGCCCTGCCTCCACGCCCACTGATCACCTCTAGCTCTTCTCAGCCAAGCCAGCCCCCCAGGGAACGGCCCAAAAGAGACCCTCCCCCAAATCACCGCCTGGCAGGGCCTGGAACCGGTAAAGCTGCTAGCCCATCTGGAAGCTTCTTGTCTGACCATGAATTTCAGAGGAAGATCGCAGAG gTGGAGCTGGGCGTTCATGGGGTCACCTACCGGGAGTGCCAAGCAGCTCTAAGAGCCACAGGGGGAGACGTGGCTTCTGCCATCCAGAACCTCAAG GTTGACCAGCTGTTCAACCTGAGTAGCCGGTCCCGAGCTGACTGCCGCCGCATCCTGGAGCACTACCACTGGGACCTGTCGGCTGCCAGCCGCTATGTCCTGGCCCGCTCCTGA